The sequence GACCAAGGGATCCCTCCCTCCTGTCCAAGGACAAGGacacaggctggagcagcccctgctgcagGGGGACACACTAGTGGCCGAGCTGGCGGTCGTCGTAGGTGCTGTATCTCTTGACGTGGATGCGGCGCACGCGGTCGCGCAGCTCGAAGCCCTCATCATCCTCGCTGTGCGAGGCCTGGCTCCGGCTGCGGCTTGTGGCCTCCAGCAGGGAGTTATCCGGGACACGGGGGGTCTCGTACAGTAGGACATTTAGTGTTTCCTCATAAATTCGAGCTTCAGGGAATTCCACCTACAAGAGACAGCACATGTCCTGTTCCTGATCCACCCAGGATAACGACTGGAACACACACCCACACGTGAAAAGGTACTGAGCCATAAACCAACACATTATAAAGAGAGTAAAACAATTGTCAATGAGCAAAATAGACAAATTCCTGGTAGAGGGTTACTCGCACCACCAGGTCACCTCCCTCGCCTGTTCTTTTAGATCGCAATACACTATCTCTGATTCTTAACATTGGGTCCTGCTAACCTCACCTGCACCGCTGCAAATTCAAAGTTAACTCCTGAAGTTAGAGAAATTCTGCAGACTCACCATGCTAATTGTGACCATTTCTAACCCGTAACATGGGCAGGTGAAGCTCCATTACCTTGGTTTGCTTCTTCTCCGTGGCGTACACGATGGAGGTGCAGCAGACCTCGGCCAGCTTGCGGCCCTGCCCGTAGAAGGACCAGCAGCAGATCTCGTCCCCGATCACATCCTTGATGAACAGCACTCTGCCGTTGAACCGCAGCGACAGCTTGTCAAACAGCTCGATGTTCTTCAGCAAGTTGTCATCCGAGTTACTGAAACACAGCAACAAAAGCAGGAACAGGGTTTTTCAAGCGGCCATCTCTGCCTGTTCCACCAGCTTTCAGCACTGATCCAACTGCAGAATACAAATAAGTAGTGACTCATTGCCGCATGCTGCCAAGAAAAGAGGGGTAATAGCCCATTCTGGATACAAATACACTGCTCTAACCCATGAGCAAACACACCAGCCTTTAGAGGTCAACTTATACAATTAATAAGGACAGCACAATGTCCCAAACCATTAAATCAACTATCCACACTCAAGACTATCAAACCCCATCTCACTGCAGTTCTCTGGCTTGATGACAGCAAAAGTCCAGAGTCGGTGTGTGCTGGAAGGGCCACGTCCTCTGCACCCTGCACACCACAGACACATTGCCAGGGTGAATACATTATTTAGGAAACTAAGTTTTACTGACAGACATGCAATCTAGGGCCTTAATTACTATTCAAAGCAAGATACAGTTGTCAAAACCCAAAGCAGACCAAAAGAAGCCAAGTTAGGTCATCCATAACCATCTTCCACTCCCATAGTTAAACTTTCCCActaaagtgggggaaaaaagagggacaTACCTGGTGTAGGAGTATTTATTGTTGCTTCTGTTATAAAGCAGTTTAACAACAGGCTGTTGGGAgtgagagaaaagcagaaaaggtaaGTTCTGTGTTTGAATACATTTAGCATAAATCCACAATTGGTAAGAGCAGTTACTTTCATTGATGACTCTATCagtctctcctcttccttcgGAGAGGTGATAATAGGGATGCTGCAGACAGGTTCATACAAGTCTTTCTTGTCCTGTTttaaaggaggaagaaagagaggaaataagAGAGAGAAATGCTAAAgctgacactgctgctgctgcctccttcaGCCCCTCCAGCCATGTTCCCAAATGCTGTGATGCACAGGAAAAGCTCTGGGTTGCTACAGTAACCACACAGCTTACCTTGATCTGCAACCCAGAATCACAGCAGAGATTTCTTATCCCCGGAAGGCAGCAGTAATTGAAATATTGGGATGCAGGTGGATGTCCTCAGCTATAGCAAGGACAAGGTCTAGTCATATTTGGTTTAAGTGGGTTTATTATTCCATCTTTTCTCGAAGAAAAGGATAGAAGGAGTTTGCAGCAGTTTTAATCAACTCAAATCACTGCATAGAAGAGCATCAACCACAGTGAACCGAACACTTGGCAGAACAGGATGTCACCAGCATCCCTCAGGTTGTCAGCCCTCAGGACACAGAGCAACAACCAGGTGTGGGCAGGACAGGCCATGCCCCCAGATCCCTcaggcagcacaggctgtgtcCCCAGATCCCTCACTATTtactaaataatattttaaaataccttgtACACCTCAGACTTGGTGCCATCTCTAAGGCCATGAAATAATCTCTCAAGTCGTCTTATGTAAATTTGATAAGCAAAACATCCATGAAACACTTCACAGGCTACTTCTGTTCTTACCTGCAGGGCTGCTTGGCACATGTCCACTAAGCCCTGGATGAGATAGTACTTGGCTTCTGCCATCAACTCTTTGATCTCCTGCCTGTGTTTTGGAAGTGCGATGGTGTCGTCTCTGAGATAGTTTAAAATTGTTCCAAAGTGCTTCCCACAACGGTCTATAAGGATCCAGCCTGAAAAATAACCAACACATTTCAGTCACCTCAACACCAGAGGCCAGAGAAAGCTCCCTGGAGAGATTAAACAACGCTGAGGTTTCCTGAAGCTGCTCAGGACACTTCTCCCATTTCACCCAGTGGAAGTCTCTACTGACTTAGAGCAAACTGAAGCTGGTTCCAGAACAGAACCTGACAGTGGAGTCCCTTTGGTACTGCCCAGATGTtcccactgctttccagcaccCCAAAAGCAAAGCCCTAAGCTAAAAACACTCAGCTTCTAGCACAACACACTGAGATTGCTGCAGGAACCCAGCTGCAGTGCTACACTGTGATGCTGGGCAGTCAGAAACTTCTGAGAGCCAGTGAAGGACTGGAAGAGAGAATTCACCAATGTTTGCAACAAGTAGATTTGGGTAAGTTCTGTGGCCTAACAAGGAGGATTTGGCAGTTCTCCAAACAcatcttctgctgctgtttggagTTAAAGAgagagaagtgttctgaagatGCCAAATGGCAGACCAGCCCCAGTGTGGGGGAAAAAGCCGTTCTAGTCCCCAAACAGGGGCAAAGAACAGGACAGACAGATCAGGAGGAAGCACAGAGGGGATGAAGCAGAGGAAACATTAGCAACCAGACAAATTCTTGCAATTTTACAAAATCCCTGAAGTCACACTCCCTACGGAAACAGGATGTCTGATTGCTGCCAAACAATAGCAGTGTAGGATGCACACAGGCACAAGGCTTAGTACAGTGCCAAACCCTTTCCCATAATGTGGAAGGCAAGAAAAAAGGTGTTATTTTGGAATCTAGGTACAGAAAACAACCTAGGAAAGTAAGCTAAACCCCTGCTGGACCCTCCAGCTAGAGCTATCAGAACATGACCCTTGTTTTGCATTCAGGCTGAGGCTCTTACACAAAACTGCCTATTCTGCCCTTTATAATGTATCAGGGATTTAAAATACCATGTGTCCAGCTGGAGGTGACACACTGCCTGACTGATCCCTAAACACTGTCAGGGCACCATGAGCCACGACTGCAATATGCTgctcaggagaagaaaaaaaaaaaaatttttcaacAAAGCAAGGCAGTCTATTCCAAGCCTTAAAGCTGAAAGCTGCACGTCCCTCCCCACGTGCGCAGTTCGAATAATGCCACTCCTCGATGTGACAGAAATGACAGCTCACAGACTGTCTGTTCACAACACCACCAACCTGCTCACCAGCTGTGAGGGCAGCGAAGAGGACCAGTCCTTCCCCAGTTCATCTGGGTAACATAAAACCGTATTTCTATAAAGCCAAAGGACTGCTAGCACCAACGGGACTTGGCTGCTTAATGTTCCAAGTTATTTTTGGCATATATTGCTCCCTACATCCTTAACGGAGTAAAACTaccaccaaagcccagctgttTTACAAAACTGTCAACACTAAAAGCTGTTCCCTTACCTTCCTTGTCGGTGAGCACCTCCATCCTGCCGCTGAACATGGCCTTGAGCATGGTGTCGTGCCTGGTGAGCACCTGCACCGTGGTGTAGTACAGGGAGCCCCCGACGTTGAGGCGCACGTACTTgttccccaggctgctgccctTGAGCCCGCCGGCCTTGGGCTTGTGCCCCGCGGCCGGACACAGGGCGCTGCCCAGGCACGTGTCCCCCGACATGTCCTTCTGGAGGTAGATGACCACCCTGCAGCGCGtgggccgggccggccccgccgtgGTGCCGCGGTCACGCCTCAGCGGGCCAGAACGGTGGGGCAGGGGCCGGCATCACCTCGGGGTCAGCACAGCCCGGGGTCAGCACGGCATCCCACAGCCACTCCACACACAGACGTGGACGTCACCCTGCGGAAGAGGCACTTCCTAAGGACACAACTACACACATCCTGGCAAAACACAATTCAGCCATTTTTCAGACAATTCATGCAGCCAAGTTATCTCTGCGTCACATTTCTGAGGCACATGAATCTCTCCCGACTTCCTGTTATTGTATCTCCAGCCAACACTGCAAACACCACACAGCACTGAGGGCCAGGCTCCAACGCGGCTGCAATTCAGCTCCCCCTCGGCTTCCCAACAGAACCCAACTCTGAGCGCAACTGAAACACCCTGGAAGAgcttcctgcccctccttcaGCTGGGGTGTGCATACCCCTGAGCAGGGTTTGTTGGCGCTGGTTTGACTTTTAACTGGAGACACAAATGTCTCTTCAAATGCCTCAGCATTGAAAAGCTGGATCACAAGGTTCTATTTTCTGGTAACTCCTCTCATTCAAAACTCTCCTTTGTCCATTCTGGAGCCCTGACCAGGGAACAtagttttaatttgaaaaaacaCTCCCCACCACGTACACCACTTTGTCCCTGATGTCCTGCCTTGTTTTAAACCCTCAAACCCCCTTTTCAGAAGAGGAGCATGCTTGTAACAGCAGCCAGACCGAACCTGTGAGGAGACAGGAATCCAGCCTGTCCGACCGAACTCCTCAGAAGAGCTCTGGGTCAGTTCCGTCCCTTCGGGCAGTTTCTCACTGCTCTGACCCAAGGACGAAGCTAAACACGAGCAGAaccccctgcccagccagcacaggcaggagccaACGCCAGTCCTGTAACTGCTCACTGAGGAGCTGTGAGGCCTCTGCTGTAAACACCCAGGAGACCTTTAATTACCCCCTTTGACACGACCGAAAATTCTCCACATCCCTTCCCgtcccttccttcctgccccgcgtgggaggcaggaggggctgcGGAACAATGGCCCCGCATCGAGACCCGCGCTGGGACCGGCCCCTGCTCAGCACCGCCGGGAAAAGGAGGGACCCGAACGGCTCGGGGGGAACCCGGGGGAGAACGGGAACGCGCCCCACAGCCCGGGCAGGCGCCCGGACCCGCGCGGGTCCCACGGAGCGGCCCGCgggccctgcccggccctgccGCGGCTGCACGGCGGGCACAGCCCaggccgcggccccgctccgcccgaGCCCCGCGCACCGGGAACGGCGGCGCGGCCCGGGAAAGGTTTCGTCTGCCCTGGCCACCGGGGAAGCGAACAGAGGCGGCCCCGCACACGGCTCagctcggcccggcccggccccgctcacgGCCCCGCACAGCACCCGGCTTCACTCACCCGCGGCCGCCCCTcagccccggcccgccccgggAACCGCCGGCCCGGAAGAGCTTCCCCGGCTCCCGACGGGCCCCGCGGTGCGGCggaggcggggccgggccgggcggggccggaggAGCGGCAGCCccgcggtgccggtgccggtggcGGTCCCGGTCCGCTGCGCTGGCCATGGCGCAGGCGGCGCTGGGCGCGGCGGGGCTGCACTTTGACGAGCTGAACAAGCTGCGGGTGCTGGAGCCCGAGGTGGCGGCGCAGACGGCGCAGCTCCGTGAGGAGTGCCGGGCCTTCGTGGACAGTGAGTGCcgaggggccgggccgggcaccGAGCGCCGATCGGCTCGCGGACACCTCAGGCCTTTTCTCGTCCCTTTCGTCTGATTCCGCACAAATCTTAAAACGTGGCTGTTTACAGTAAACATAAAGCTGCATCTAAAAACGCTACCACAAAGCAGGAGCATTAGATCTCTTTAGGGCAGCTCTGGGTATCACTTGacgatttttttctttacagaaacagcagaatttcagaaaatagtCGGCAGCTTGATTGAGCTCGTTGACCAACTGGCCAAAGCTGCAGAAAGTGAGAAGATGAAGGTACTGTGCAGTTAATTCATGGCTTCTCGTGTGCGCTGTCGTGTGTGGGCCTCTctatccctccctccctttacAGCAGAAGTAACGATTCTCTGTCAGCATCCTGCTGGCATTCCTCTGGGATTAACTGGGCCTTTAAAATTGATACTAATTGATAAAATTAATTGGTAGTAATGAATTAATGAAGCCTATGACAGTGTCACATTACTCCCACATGTACCagtcctgctctccctgcttgTCTATGTTTCTGCACAGAAACAATATGTGTTTTTAAATCATTCCATCTTAGTAGGACTTGTCctccagaggcaggagaggccCCTGGTAGCCAGAGCTTGTCTGGCTGTGAGACCAGAGCCCAGTTTGTGTGTCCAGAGGAGTCACTAACTTTGTTCCTCGAGTTTGAGGGAAGCCCCAGAGGCCTcaccctgcccagccccgcaGGGACTGGGGCCAGTCCCACCAAGCCCTCAGGAGCACAGTATCACCCTCCCTTATTGCTGGCAGGGCTGAAAGGCCTCGCAGTCAGCCTGCTGGGAGGAAGAGGGGCTAAAGGAgttaagcaaaaaaacccccccacatccctgccctctcctgccAGGCCATCGGGGCACGGAACCTCCTGAAGTCAATCGCAAAGCAGAGGGaggctcaggagcagcagctccaggctttgATAGCTGAGAAAAAGATGCAGCTGGAAAGGTGAGTTTGTGTTCAGTGCTCTGGGGAGTTGTGCAGGCTGGGAAGGCTCAGGGCGGACACAGGGCTGACcacctgtgctggctgtgggaCCCTCAGCTGGTTCAGACAGTCCTACCTGCAGCAAAGGTGTGTCCTGCCCAGAGCACATGTGAACAATGCCACAGGCCTGGAGTTACCTTCAGGCCCTGCAGTGAACCAAAGAAGGTTCATCCCTGAGGACTTtagggctgagcagaggcagcacaaaCTGGGGCAGTGCAGAACCGAAAGACACCTGCAACAGCCTCGTGTCTGGCTGCTGAAGGCCCTTTAGAGCTGCTCAGTGTGactcaggcagctgctgctcaggtgaCTCACACAGGGagcccagctcccttcccacaccCCGGGGGCCTGCCCTGACCCACCTCACACAGGGTGGGGGTCCTGGGACCCTCTGTTTTGTCTTGCAGGTACCGGATTGAGTACGAGACTCTCTGCAAAATTGAAGCAGACCAGAATGAATTCATTGACCAGTTCATTTTCCAGAAATAGAGGATTTTAAGATAAAAACCAGCTCACATGGAAACTTGACCATTCCAGAATCTTGAGAATTTCAGAAATATGCAATTTCCACTGTGCAGGAGTGCAGATGTTTTGTACAATGGAGGGGCTGTACCTCGGTGTGAATGTACCGCGGCAATAAGGAGGGCTGACAGCTCACAGCTGCACAGACTGTTCTGGCCTTTGATTTTATACCAGTTTTGTACAGTCAGTAGTTCTAATTCAAATTACAGTTGAATTAATGCTACTGGTGCTTTGTTGTGTCTTTTTGAACTCTACAGCTCTTTCAtagaaatcagaaaataaattattgttcTCAGACTTGTCTGGCTGTACCAGAATTGTTTCTGCTCTGTTACTTTTCAGTGTAAGGGTTTACACACAAGCAGCAGTATTGGATCTATATTGCCTACGTTACTTTTTCTGtagaattacagaaaaaagacagaaatgtaTGATTTCCAGAACGGATCAATCACAGacacaaaaaagcagaaactaTGTGGGAATTAAGAGCTTTGAACTGTTCCTGAGGAATGTCCATTCAGGACTGTCATAATATGAGAGCTGAATCCTTCCATGGGCATTATTAGGGTGGAACACCAGACTGATGAGAGAAACCATTCCAAGGGTCAGTGACACCAGGAGTGCACAAACTATATAAAAACTACAAACAAATGTGAACTCAAGCTTCATGTTGAAGTGCAAATAGATGCATTTTGTGTATGTCTTTAGCACTTCAGTATGGAAATGTTGCCCTTTCCAAAGCCTGAGGAAGGCTTAAGCCTTACACAGTGAAGTCTAAAATGTACCAGCAGTGCCTGAGCAGCTTCACAGGGCCTGTAACCTCACCAGGCTCCAGATCAAAACCAGCCTCAACCACAGAACTTCTATCCACAGTTGTAACTTATGCTTGGATTTACTCTGTGAACTCTCTACCATCTTGTGGTCGCTGCAAGTTCCTTCAGCCATTGCCTGAAGAAGACTGAATGCAGTTTAATGCGTTTAGTTATTTATTTCTATACCAGAAGTGATTttagggaagaaagaaatttccaACTCCTTGTTTACAATTCCTGAAGTACTTCAGAATCCTCTAGGCAGTACTCCTAATTGTCAAAGGCAACTTTAAGCATTCATAAATCCAGATTTTGGCACATTTATCATTGATCAGACATTTATAATTAATCAAAATGAAGCAGAGCAAAAGTAGTGGAAATTTTAAAGGAAGGGGTGAGGAAGTTAAGAATCATGGTATGATTTGAAATGCTTCAGAAGAACAGCTTTGCAAATCTGTGTGGAATGGGTTGGGGATTCTTCAGAATATGTTGTTGGAAGACAGATTTTCTACTTAAGTGGTTTCCAAACAGTCATCTTGGAAAAAGGGACCTTGGAAGAACAGTATCAGCGGCAGAGTGTGAGTgagtgtgtgtgggtgtgtgtgagtgtgtccCCTCACAGAGTTACACATCAAAGGGTTAAAAGTCCATTTTCCTGGTAGAGAGGCCCCGCACAGACCCGACCCCAGGCTGGCCCAGGCCCCTGCCAGAGCTGTTTGTGGTTGAAGCAGGGCTGTGCACTCAAACCAATTCCCTTTTTCCTTGCAGCAGTCAGTGCTCTGGGAAGAGCGGCTGCAGCCAACGAGGGAGATGTTTGTCCCAGAGGACTCCACCAGCGTAGGGTCGGAACCAAATGCAGTCCAGGTGTGGTGTGAACGACTTCCAGAGCCGGCtacttccttttcctcttctccacaTGTTTGTAGTGGGGGTTGCAGAGCATGGTgaacaggagcagcagtgggatcAGCAGGTACGGCAGGTAGATGGAGAGCAGCACAAGGCGCTCACGCAGCGACTGAGGGCCCGCGTGCTCCGACCTGGAGAAGTCGTGGAACAGGATGTGGGCCAGGATGGCAAACAGAGTGGTGGCTACATGGGTGGAGTAGATAATGGCAGGAGTCCTGATCCATCTGCAGCCACCTGTacagaagcaaagaggaaacAATATTTAAGTATTCTGAAACAACCAGAATTCCGAGGCTTGTGACAGAACACTGACCGCTGCCTCTCTGCCAGGGTAAGCCATCACTCAGATTGAACAGGGAGCGGAACAAAACCTCAGTACTAGTAGGAACCAAGGAAATTCTCTCCCTTGATGGAAATTTAGAACAAAGCGGTAATCCTGAAGTTTTAAAGTAACAAAATGAGTATTCAGGCTTGACCCAGACCTTTAGCTGCCCTGGAAATTTGCCAGATGTCAAACGCTGATGGTGGTTACACAAACGGCTGCACCTGACAAGGGCCTATAGGCATGAGGTTTTGTTTCTGACAAACTTTACTCGGTGCTGCTTTTTTAGGGAAAACACTCATGTGGGCCATGGCAGCCCAGCCCTCCACAGTACATCCTTCAAATCCCCTAAGCCTGATATAGAAgcattctctgcagcagcagcagcagcaggtgtccTGCAGAAGTGCCCCCAGGACATGCCCTCAGTCCCTGTGGTTTCCCCCCACCTTTCAGGAAGGCGTATGCAGCGACGGGGAAGAACGGCAGCTGGAGAAAGGCTTCGCAGTAGATGAACGCCTTGAACCActctgggggctgcagcatcATGGGGTCCCTGAAGGAAGTTGCATACTGCTGCAACAGGTCTGTCAgctggaaaaacccaaaacagagTCAGTCACTGAGCATCAACCACAGCAGGGCAAAGCTCGTGATTCTCGATGGGATGAAGCCACCAGGGTGTGAGCCCCCAGTCCTGAgcggggctgctgcaggggaacAGCTCAGTGCCAGGATGTGGGCCCAGCGAGTTGCAATTAGTGACAGAAATGTAAACTCCAGCATGGCTTTACATTGGACTTTGAACGGAGAGATATGCAGAGATCTGCTGGTTAACTATTAATTGAAAATGGTTCCTATATTGGAGTAATCCTACAGGCAATTCCGATGACAAAAAACAAATCACCAGTTGTAAAGCTCAAACAGGAGGTGACAGCCGACCTCACCCTGACGATGAGGGCTGAACTAATTATCTGTCATCCAACTgttattttaattgattttatgATGTTTATTGTCTTCTATGATTTTGTTCAAAACCCAGCAAACCAGAGATTTTTACTAATAATTTGGCTGCTGGCATGCCTGCTCCTGCAGCGGCAACAATTCCCTGTTGCGTTTTTCGGAAGGAATTTGAGGAAAACTCGGGATCGGAGAATGCCCGGGGCTGCAGAAGGCACGTCTGGGGCACGTggcgccggccccgcgctgccgCAGCCTCGGGGCGCCGGTGCCTCGGGCGACAGCGGGACAGCGAGGCCATTCCAACAGAAAGGATGTCCTTGTGGCACTTGTGAAACACCACAGCCCGCACTGGGCAGGGGAACAGCCCCGCCGCCCGTTCCCGGGGAGAGCAGCGACCCCGCACCAGTTCCCCGGGGCTCTCCCTGGGACGggggcgcggagccgccgccgcatCCCAGCCACAGCTTCGAGAAGCAGCACCAGT is a genomic window of Corvus hawaiiensis isolate bCorHaw1 chromosome 20, bCorHaw1.pri.cur, whole genome shotgun sequence containing:
- the IFT20 gene encoding intraflagellar transport protein 20 homolog isoform X2 codes for the protein MAQAALGAAGLHFDELNKLRVLEPEVAAQTAQLREECRAFVDKTAEFQKIVGSLIELVDQLAKAAESEKMKVPD
- the TMEM97 gene encoding sigma intracellular receptor 2 — protein: MAAAPRWRERLFALYFLSHIPITALIDLQPLLPAGIVPRALTDLLQQYATSFRDPMMLQPPEWFKAFIYCEAFLQLPFFPVAAYAFLKGGCRWIRTPAIIYSTHVATTLFAILAHILFHDFSRSEHAGPQSLRERLVLLSIYLPYLLIPLLLLFTMLCNPHYKHVEKRKRK
- the TNFAIP1 gene encoding BTB/POZ domain-containing adapter for CUL3-mediated RhoA degradation protein 2 isoform X1 translates to MSGDTCLGSALCPAAGHKPKAGGLKGSSLGNKYVRLNVGGSLYYTTVQVLTRHDTMLKAMFSGRMEVLTDKEGWILIDRCGKHFGTILNYLRDDTIALPKHRQEIKELMAEAKYYLIQGLVDMCQAALQDKKDLYEPVCSIPIITSPKEEERLIESSMKPVVKLLYNRSNNKYSYTSNSDDNLLKNIELFDKLSLRFNGRVLFIKDVIGDEICCWSFYGQGRKLAEVCCTSIVYATEKKQTKVEFPEARIYEETLNVLLYETPRVPDNSLLEATSRSRSQASHSEDDEGFELRDRVRRIHVKRYSTYDDRQLGH
- the IFT20 gene encoding intraflagellar transport protein 20 homolog isoform X1, whose product is MAQAALGAAGLHFDELNKLRVLEPEVAAQTAQLREECRAFVDKTAEFQKIVGSLIELVDQLAKAAESEKMKAIGARNLLKSIAKQREAQEQQLQALIAEKKMQLERYRIEYETLCKIEADQNEFIDQFIFQK
- the TNFAIP1 gene encoding BTB/POZ domain-containing adapter for CUL3-mediated RhoA degradation protein 2 isoform X2, producing MSGDTCLGSALCPAAGHKPKAGGLKGSSLGNKYVRLNVGGSLYYTTVQVLTRHDTMLKAMFSGRMEVLTDKEGWILIDRCGKHFGTILNYLRDDTIALPKHRQEIKELMAEAKYYLIQGLVDMCQAALQPVVKLLYNRSNNKYSYTSNSDDNLLKNIELFDKLSLRFNGRVLFIKDVIGDEICCWSFYGQGRKLAEVCCTSIVYATEKKQTKVEFPEARIYEETLNVLLYETPRVPDNSLLEATSRSRSQASHSEDDEGFELRDRVRRIHVKRYSTYDDRQLGH